A region from the Halobacillus mangrovi genome encodes:
- a CDS encoding shikimate kinase, protein MIFLVGFMGSGKSTVAHQLSKDLGRPYIEMDECIENQEGLSIAEMFSQYGESYFREKETEFLKSIQEDSIVSTGGGVILSEENREILSKSTVVYLKASWHTIVKRLEEDTERPLWKGDVEEKKSRFKERLPIYEQTADHIIVVDEKTPKQIAQEIEVCLKD, encoded by the coding sequence GGGAAGTGGAAAATCGACAGTGGCTCATCAATTAAGTAAAGACTTAGGTAGACCCTACATAGAAATGGATGAGTGTATTGAAAACCAGGAGGGTTTATCGATTGCTGAGATGTTTTCACAGTATGGAGAATCTTATTTCAGAGAAAAAGAAACAGAATTCCTAAAAAGCATTCAAGAAGATAGTATTGTTTCAACCGGAGGAGGTGTCATTCTGTCAGAAGAAAATCGTGAGATCTTGTCTAAAAGTACAGTGGTTTATCTTAAAGCTTCCTGGCATACGATTGTAAAGCGTTTGGAAGAGGACACAGAACGCCCGCTTTGGAAAGGGGATGTGGAAGAGAAAAAGTCAAGGTTCAAAGAGCGTCTTCCGATTTATGAACAAACTGCGGACCACATCATTGTTGTTGATGAAAAAACACCAAAGCAAATTGCACAAGAAATTGAGGTATGTCTAAAAGATTAA
- a CDS encoding YqzE family protein, protein MDRNDYVKYLTEEMVKYMQLSKKEKEKRKAAKPSKKSSSYWFGMIPLALKMIRRKMKTTNH, encoded by the coding sequence ATGGATCGTAATGACTATGTAAAGTATTTAACAGAGGAAATGGTCAAATATATGCAGTTGTCAAAGAAGGAAAAAGAAAAACGAAAGGCTGCAAAACCTTCCAAGAAGTCATCTTCCTATTGGTTTGGAATGATTCCACTAGCTTTAAAGATGATTCGTCGAAAAATGAAAACTACCAATCACTAA